The following are encoded together in the Anaerostipes caccae L1-92 genome:
- a CDS encoding GntR family transcriptional regulator, with amino-acid sequence MSSDERIYRLVFEYYEARILYGYYKYGENLPSISKICAVFHMAPATVRAGLSVLEKQGYIKIDARKASKVIYKSNPEMRRRSAAEYFVPRKKAIQDLLMSSELLFESCRVLELNQSNFGEWEKFRPSFEQNTDHTVPVTFQFCLMALRALDNSLILNLYWEVLRFLKFPYLAEDEMRNIRQENFEGKSKSECIVMLTGYFKDCFHKSVKRLFDFIDEAQREFELEQTETFSFQWNIYRQRPQFCYTLVCSVIRDIKNGIYTKGSFLPSLPKMAKYYKVSVSTVRRSLSILSSAGLTKSFQGKGTQVLPEAVQADIGRPEIQDGLRMYQESLQLLKLTIKNVLLRTLGCAPDTQKQKFAKRFSELVKAEKGYLCIEICLAFIEEECPLSGIKECYRKLRELTAWGYPFAVHRLKDEAYYEAFQKIMEHAAGHLGRDEISGFADCLEMLLQQEEKNIREIAVD; translated from the coding sequence ATGAGTTCAGATGAAAGAATTTACAGGCTCGTCTTCGAGTATTATGAAGCCAGGATTCTTTATGGATACTATAAATACGGGGAAAATCTGCCGTCGATATCGAAAATCTGTGCTGTATTTCACATGGCTCCGGCCACGGTCCGTGCGGGCTTGTCAGTATTGGAAAAACAGGGGTACATAAAAATCGATGCCAGAAAAGCATCGAAAGTGATTTATAAGTCAAATCCGGAAATGCGCAGAAGGAGTGCCGCTGAATATTTTGTACCGAGAAAGAAGGCAATACAGGATCTTCTTATGTCCAGTGAACTGCTGTTTGAATCGTGCCGGGTACTCGAATTGAATCAGTCAAATTTCGGGGAATGGGAAAAGTTCAGACCTTCATTCGAACAAAATACTGATCATACGGTACCCGTCACCTTCCAGTTCTGTCTAATGGCACTGCGTGCCCTGGATAACAGTCTGATCCTGAATCTTTACTGGGAGGTCCTTCGATTTCTGAAGTTTCCGTACTTAGCGGAGGACGAGATGCGGAATATTCGGCAGGAAAATTTTGAGGGAAAGTCTAAATCCGAGTGTATTGTTATGCTTACGGGTTATTTTAAGGACTGCTTTCATAAATCGGTAAAAAGGCTGTTTGATTTTATAGATGAAGCCCAGAGAGAGTTTGAATTGGAGCAGACAGAAACATTCTCTTTTCAGTGGAATATTTACCGGCAGAGACCGCAGTTTTGCTATACCTTAGTCTGCAGTGTGATAAGAGATATTAAAAATGGAATATATACAAAAGGAAGCTTTCTGCCGTCTCTGCCGAAGATGGCAAAGTATTATAAGGTCTCTGTCAGTACTGTGCGGCGGTCGTTAAGTATCCTAAGCAGCGCCGGACTCACAAAATCTTTTCAGGGCAAGGGGACTCAGGTCCTTCCCGAAGCCGTACAGGCAGACATCGGACGCCCGGAGATTCAGGACGGCCTCAGGATGTATCAGGAGAGCCTTCAGTTATTAAAACTAACGATAAAAAACGTTCTGCTCAGGACATTGGGCTGTGCACCGGACACCCAAAAACAAAAATTTGCAAAAAGATTTTCTGAACTTGTAAAAGCGGAAAAGGGATATTTGTGCATTGAGATCTGCCTTGCATTCATAGAGGAAGAATGTCCTTTATCGGGGATAAAGGAATGTTACAGAAAACTGCGGGAACTGACTGCGTGGGGATATCCGTTTGCCGTTCATCGTCTGAAGGATGAAGCATACTATGAAGCATTCCAGAAAATAATGGAACATGCCGCCGGGCATCTCGGAAGAGATGAGATTTCCGGATTTGCAGACTGCCTTGAAATGCTGCTTCAACAGGAAGAAAAAAATATAAGAGAAATTGCCGTAGATTGA
- a CDS encoding nuclear transport factor 2 family protein: MEEQRNASEAVRDLCRCWFEQRDAEKTAGYLSEDISFIGTGEREYAFGREEMVRYLHQDIEEIPEPFKISISVVCEQVLGEGVVMISQEMILSNSVYAWSLRGLFNLEQTRESWLVRSIHFSESAVSQGEAEHYPKTLVVENLSSQRQQILNDSLAGGMIGGYLETGFPFYFINRRMLSYLGYDREDEFISDIQGMLPNSIHPGDREKAVADAKSSWMAETNIHWNTV, encoded by the coding sequence ATGGAGGAACAAAGAAACGCATCTGAAGCTGTACGGGATTTATGCAGATGCTGGTTCGAGCAGCGGGATGCAGAAAAAACAGCCGGATATCTGTCTGAGGATATCAGTTTCATCGGAACCGGAGAAAGAGAATATGCCTTTGGCAGGGAAGAAATGGTTCGGTATCTGCATCAGGATATTGAGGAGATACCCGAGCCGTTCAAAATAAGCATTTCTGTGGTTTGCGAACAGGTGCTCGGCGAAGGTGTCGTCATGATTTCTCAGGAAATGATACTTTCCAACTCCGTTTACGCATGGAGTCTGAGGGGGCTGTTTAATCTGGAGCAGACCAGGGAGAGCTGGCTTGTGCGGAGTATTCATTTTTCGGAGTCGGCGGTGAGTCAGGGGGAAGCAGAGCATTATCCGAAAACACTGGTGGTGGAGAATTTGTCTTCCCAGCGTCAGCAGATCTTGAACGATTCACTTGCAGGAGGGATGATCGGCGGATACCTGGAAACAGGATTTCCATTTTATTTTATAAACCGCAGAATGTTAAGTTATCTTGGATATGACAGAGAAGACGAATTCATTTCTGATATACAGGGCATGCTGCCCAACAGCATACACCCCGGGGACCGGGAGAAAGCCGTCGCCGATGCTAAATCCAGCTGGATGGCGGAGACGAATATACACTGGAATACCGTATGA
- a CDS encoding EAL domain-containing protein yields the protein MLSQKKILVVEDNELNRQLLCQILGSEYDVLEAENGEEALEVLKQYGEGISLILLDIVMPVMDGYTFLSVMKENSEYSSIPVIVTTQNDAESDELAALSHGASDFVAKPYRPQIILHRVAGLINLRETAAVVNQVKYDRLTGLYSKEFFYQLMKDILMRNPDDRYDVICSDIENFKLINDVFGNTTGDQLLCGIAHMYEQEVKGMGICGRLNADQFVCMIEHREDYRDDIFRKANEQINNLLDGGTIVMKWGIYSAADRMLSAEQMCDRALLAARSIKGQYGKYYALYDDKLRSSLLHDQAIADSMEDALSGDQFQIYLQPKYRIIDGALAGAEALVRWEHPEWGVQSPANFIPLFEKNGFITKMDQYVWEKTCRVLQEWEDKGYPQIPVSVNVSRADIFNADLSCILQRSVKKYGLHPSRLHLEITESAYTETPSQIIDTVAHLREMGFVIEMDDFGSGYSSLNMLNNLPIDILKLDMQFIQSETAKPVSQGIMKFIISLARWMHLSVVAEGVETKEQLSRLEEAGCDYVQGYYFAKPMPCREFEKLLAEESVSTLFKNKKEESEPEEKKEVLILAEEDSTFRKQIKSGLKKEFCVFEACDGREVLRLLSWYKKRIAGVILSLTLPGPDVLAVAEQMKRDRDLESIPVIVSSEPDPEAEEKALEAGADDFIGSPFAVKSLLKRLRRTREAIHLRAREELFQADQGLYHGKEEGRESCSLWGEEGYGGTKKRI from the coding sequence ATGCTATCTCAAAAAAAGATATTAGTAGTGGAAGATAATGAACTGAACCGCCAGCTGCTGTGCCAGATACTGGGTTCTGAGTATGATGTTCTCGAGGCAGAAAACGGAGAAGAGGCCCTGGAAGTATTAAAACAGTATGGGGAGGGTATTTCACTGATTCTTCTTGACATTGTCATGCCGGTTATGGACGGATATACATTTTTATCTGTTATGAAAGAGAATTCGGAGTATTCCTCAATCCCGGTGATCGTAACGACTCAAAATGATGCAGAGTCCGACGAACTGGCAGCATTATCTCATGGGGCTTCTGATTTTGTGGCCAAGCCTTACAGACCCCAGATCATCCTGCACCGTGTGGCCGGCCTTATCAATCTGAGGGAGACCGCTGCCGTGGTGAATCAGGTGAAATACGACCGTCTGACGGGACTGTACAGTAAGGAGTTTTTTTATCAGCTTATGAAGGATATACTGATGCGGAATCCGGACGACAGGTATGATGTCATATGTTCTGATATCGAAAATTTTAAACTTATCAATGATGTATTTGGAAACACTACTGGAGACCAGCTGCTCTGCGGCATTGCACATATGTATGAGCAGGAAGTGAAGGGGATGGGAATCTGCGGAAGGCTGAATGCAGACCAGTTTGTCTGTATGATAGAACATAGGGAAGATTACAGAGATGATATTTTCCGGAAAGCCAATGAACAGATTAATAATCTTCTGGACGGCGGGACGATTGTGATGAAGTGGGGAATTTACTCGGCGGCGGACCGGATGCTGTCTGCTGAGCAGATGTGTGACCGGGCACTTCTGGCTGCCCGCAGTATTAAAGGACAGTATGGAAAATATTATGCATTATACGACGATAAACTTCGCAGCAGTCTTCTGCATGACCAGGCCATCGCGGACAGTATGGAGGACGCCCTGTCCGGAGACCAGTTTCAGATCTATCTACAGCCCAAATACCGGATTATAGACGGAGCTCTGGCCGGGGCAGAGGCATTGGTGCGCTGGGAACACCCGGAGTGGGGAGTCCAGTCACCGGCAAATTTTATTCCTCTTTTTGAGAAAAACGGATTTATAACGAAAATGGACCAATATGTTTGGGAGAAGACATGCAGAGTGCTTCAGGAATGGGAAGACAAGGGTTATCCACAGATTCCGGTATCTGTAAATGTTTCAAGGGCAGATATTTTTAACGCAGATTTATCCTGTATTCTCCAGAGATCCGTCAAAAAATACGGACTGCACCCTTCCAGGCTGCATTTGGAGATTACAGAGAGTGCATACACAGAAACCCCTTCCCAGATCATAGATACCGTTGCGCATCTGAGGGAGATGGGATTTGTGATAGAAATGGATGATTTCGGGAGCGGTTATTCTTCACTGAACATGCTGAACAATCTGCCCATCGATATACTCAAGCTGGATATGCAGTTTATCCAGAGCGAAACGGCCAAGCCAGTCAGCCAGGGAATCATGAAATTTATTATCAGTCTGGCACGATGGATGCATCTGAGTGTTGTGGCGGAAGGGGTTGAGACGAAGGAGCAGCTGTCCAGACTGGAAGAGGCTGGATGCGATTATGTGCAGGGTTATTATTTTGCAAAGCCTATGCCGTGCCGTGAGTTTGAAAAGCTGCTGGCAGAGGAGTCTGTCAGTACATTGTTCAAAAACAAAAAAGAGGAGTCTGAGCCGGAGGAAAAGAAAGAAGTCCTGATCCTTGCCGAAGAGGACAGTACCTTCAGAAAACAGATAAAGAGCGGGCTTAAAAAGGAGTTCTGCGTGTTCGAAGCCTGTGACGGCAGAGAAGTCCTGCGTCTTTTGTCATGGTATAAAAAAAGGATCGCCGGTGTTATATTGAGTCTTACACTGCCGGGGCCGGATGTGCTGGCTGTGGCAGAGCAGATGAAGAGAGACAGGGATCTTGAAAGTATACCGGTCATTGTCTCCTCAGAGCCGGACCCGGAAGCAGAGGAGAAAGCCCTGGAGGCTGGAGCAGATGATTTTATCGGCAGTCCATTTGCCGTGAAAAGTTTGCTGAAAAGGCTCCGGAGAACCCGTGAGGCCATTCATCTGCGTGCTCGTGAAGAACTATTTCAGGCAGATCAGGGATTGTACCACGGGAAAGAAGAAGGCAGAGAAAGCTGCAGTTTATGGGGGGAAGAAGGATATGGAGGAACAAAGAAACGCATCTGA
- a CDS encoding response regulator, producing the protein MRKKDGSYIWVHDVAHKVVTEDDRDAIISVCIDVTAQKKAQNEIVHIYNNIPGAVFRCRFDDKFSVIAANDGLFDFIGYTREEFAAMGNHMAAVIHPDDMAVMKEKLQEQLKYGSTIHNENRLIRKDGEIVWISIQAQLFTEEDGEHHFYCVFVDITEEKLLQDRVREVYEKELAYFADMSLNGGSIQGRMNVTQNVVENYVASEEAGVTEIGRSYQYTIEKVAESASDPVYGNQIREEMRREKVIADYAAGKVDYNFHYLRKRSDGSVFWSSTNFRSYLNPETGDIIIFFYTSDETEQKMQEKLLSKITDLDYDMIADIDIVKDNYRLLSFDLKANNTIPMQGKFQQEIRGLANRFMDEEARRIYLGNLDYNYMIRKLLEDESYSFMMEMRDQQGNLQVKRCEVFYIDRDLGRVCLARVDVTEIVRQEQRQKQELAAALAGAEQANAAKSDFLSRMSHEIRTPMNAIIGMCTIAAQSIGNETKVEDCISKIGISSRYLLSLINDILDMSRIESGKMLLKNEKIPMEEFINGINSICYAQADAKGVDYDCVVDPMIDDYYIGDAMKLQQVLINIIGNAVKFTEEGGKITFSTLRLKKTKNDVTLRFIINDTGVGMDEEFLPHIFETFSQESTGITSVYGGTGLGLAISKSIVDMMDGRINVRSIKGVGSEFTVDVKLGITEEEKLRHHQKQHSYNFDHLSTLVVDDDVTVCESAVVTLKEMGIKAEWVDSGYKAVERVRHLWDIGNYFDMILIDWKMPEMDGIETARRLRRIVGPEVTIIIMTAYDWISIEQEAKTAGVNLLMSKPMFKSSLISAFTKVLGQKEEEKIPEEKIDFEFNGRRILLVEDNALNTEIAKMLLEVKGFAVETAENGLRAMEMFSKSEQGHYDAILMDIRMPIMDGLAAAANIRNLSNEDAQDIPIIAMTANAFDDDVEKSKAAGMNAHLAKPIEPDRLYRTLYDFIYGGEE; encoded by the coding sequence ATGAGAAAAAAAGACGGTTCCTATATATGGGTGCACGATGTTGCACATAAGGTTGTGACAGAAGATGACCGTGATGCCATTATATCGGTCTGTATTGATGTTACGGCACAGAAAAAGGCCCAGAACGAGATTGTACATATTTACAATAATATCCCCGGTGCCGTGTTTCGCTGCCGGTTTGATGATAAGTTTTCTGTCATAGCGGCGAATGACGGGCTGTTTGATTTCATAGGTTATACCCGCGAAGAATTTGCCGCCATGGGAAATCATATGGCAGCAGTGATTCATCCAGATGATATGGCCGTAATGAAAGAAAAACTGCAGGAACAGCTGAAATACGGCAGCACGATCCACAATGAGAACAGGCTGATCCGTAAAGATGGAGAGATCGTATGGATTTCGATCCAGGCGCAGCTGTTTACGGAAGAAGATGGAGAACATCATTTTTACTGTGTATTCGTTGACATTACGGAAGAAAAGCTTTTGCAGGACAGAGTCAGGGAAGTATATGAGAAGGAACTGGCTTATTTTGCAGATATGTCATTGAATGGAGGCAGCATCCAGGGAAGAATGAATGTAACGCAGAATGTTGTGGAGAACTATGTGGCATCTGAGGAAGCCGGAGTGACGGAGATTGGCAGGAGTTATCAGTATACGATAGAAAAGGTGGCAGAGTCAGCATCAGATCCCGTCTACGGCAATCAAATCAGAGAAGAAATGCGGCGGGAAAAAGTTATAGCAGACTATGCGGCGGGAAAGGTGGATTATAATTTTCATTATCTCAGAAAACGCAGCGACGGCAGTGTGTTCTGGAGCAGTACGAACTTCCGATCTTATCTAAATCCGGAAACAGGAGATATCATCATTTTCTTCTACACTTCAGATGAGACGGAGCAGAAAATGCAGGAGAAACTGCTCAGTAAGATTACAGATCTGGACTATGATATGATCGCCGACATTGATATTGTAAAGGACAATTACCGCCTGCTTTCCTTTGATCTGAAGGCAAATAATACGATACCAATGCAGGGAAAATTTCAGCAGGAGATCCGCGGTCTTGCAAACCGTTTTATGGATGAGGAAGCCCGGAGGATTTATCTGGGTAATCTTGACTACAACTACATGATTCGCAAACTGTTAGAAGATGAATCTTATTCTTTTATGATGGAAATGAGGGATCAGCAGGGGAATCTTCAGGTGAAGCGGTGTGAAGTTTTCTACATTGACAGGGATCTCGGACGTGTCTGCCTTGCCAGGGTCGATGTGACAGAGATTGTGAGACAGGAACAGCGGCAGAAACAGGAACTGGCCGCTGCGCTGGCCGGTGCCGAGCAGGCCAATGCGGCTAAATCTGATTTTCTGTCCCGTATGAGCCATGAAATCCGAACGCCGATGAATGCAATCATTGGAATGTGCACCATAGCGGCTCAGTCTATCGGCAATGAAACTAAAGTGGAGGACTGTATTTCAAAGATTGGAATTTCATCCAGGTACCTTCTGTCTTTAATCAATGACATCTTAGACATGAGCCGGATCGAGAGCGGAAAGATGCTGCTGAAAAATGAAAAGATTCCGATGGAGGAGTTTATAAACGGCATCAATTCCATCTGTTATGCCCAGGCAGATGCAAAAGGCGTTGATTATGACTGCGTCGTAGATCCGATGATCGATGATTACTATATTGGAGACGCAATGAAGCTCCAGCAGGTTTTGATCAATATTATCGGGAATGCGGTCAAGTTTACCGAGGAGGGCGGAAAAATCACGTTTTCTACGCTGCGCCTCAAAAAAACGAAAAATGATGTGACTCTGCGTTTCATAATAAATGACACCGGAGTGGGAATGGATGAAGAGTTTCTTCCCCACATTTTTGAAACATTTTCACAGGAGAGTACCGGGATTACTTCTGTCTATGGCGGCACGGGGCTTGGACTCGCCATTTCTAAAAGCATCGTGGATATGATGGACGGAAGGATTAACGTGCGCTCCATAAAAGGGGTGGGATCAGAATTTACCGTGGATGTGAAGCTTGGAATCACAGAAGAAGAAAAACTGCGTCATCATCAGAAACAGCATAGCTATAATTTTGATCACCTCAGTACGCTTGTGGTGGACGATGATGTGACTGTATGCGAGAGTGCGGTAGTGACTTTAAAAGAAATGGGGATCAAGGCAGAGTGGGTAGACAGCGGATACAAAGCGGTGGAACGGGTACGGCACCTGTGGGATATCGGTAATTATTTTGACATGATTCTCATTGACTGGAAGATGCCGGAGATGGACGGTATTGAAACCGCCCGCCGTCTGCGCAGGATTGTAGGCCCTGAAGTAACGATCATCATCATGACAGCATATGACTGGATTTCCATCGAACAGGAAGCTAAGACCGCAGGGGTCAATCTTCTTATGAGCAAGCCGATGTTTAAATCTTCTCTGATTTCAGCTTTTACAAAAGTGCTCGGGCAAAAAGAGGAAGAAAAAATTCCGGAAGAAAAAATAGATTTTGAGTTTAACGGCAGGAGGATTCTTCTGGTTGAGGACAACGCACTGAATACGGAAATTGCAAAGATGCTGCTGGAAGTAAAGGGATTTGCCGTTGAAACGGCAGAAAATGGTCTTCGTGCCATGGAAATGTTCAGTAAATCCGAGCAGGGGCATTACGATGCGATCCTCATGGATATCCGGATGCCGATCATGGATGGTCTTGCTGCTGCTGCCAATATCCGGAATTTGAGCAACGAAGATGCTCAGGATATTCCGATCATAGCCATGACAGCCAATGCATTCGACGATGATGTGGAGAAAAGTAAGGCGGCTGGGATGAATGCTCATCTGGCGAAGCCAATCGAGCCGGACAGATTATACAGGACATTATATGATTTTATATACGGCGGTGAAGAATAG
- a CDS encoding type II secretion system protein: MRTKKDGFTLVELIVVLLILAILIAVLIPSLTGYIRKAREKAAVAECRNCVQAAQAILSEQYGEHGAGTLSAPYSDVLAQAEEKGTIREIRFNSDCKVTYLKYTSKAEITVIYENETYRIEKDGGPEEGEESSNGSVTITDSSGKKHELGTSEDAWEQKKDAINNEYGAGFGNGFLYQDKTGLYASVNDPYFGTDKNKDLTLADLAAQNPNQLIKIDSNTRLFIEADTENASGPYLKGVKRGDLCFVNGNYYIAPGNIGEWEKPGQGSWIKLKF, translated from the coding sequence ATGAGAACGAAAAAGGATGGATTTACCTTAGTGGAACTGATCGTGGTTTTGCTGATTCTGGCTATACTGATCGCGGTGCTGATCCCCTCACTGACAGGGTATATCAGAAAAGCCAGGGAGAAAGCAGCTGTAGCTGAATGCAGAAATTGTGTCCAGGCGGCTCAGGCAATACTTTCGGAGCAGTATGGAGAACATGGCGCCGGAACATTGTCCGCTCCGTACAGTGACGTTCTTGCGCAGGCAGAAGAAAAAGGAACGATCCGGGAAATACGGTTTAACAGTGACTGTAAGGTGACTTATCTGAAATATACGTCTAAGGCAGAGATTACCGTGATTTATGAGAATGAAACTTACAGGATTGAAAAAGACGGCGGACCGGAAGAGGGTGAAGAATCTTCAAATGGAAGTGTCACGATTACCGACAGCAGCGGAAAAAAACATGAGCTTGGGACATCCGAAGATGCATGGGAACAGAAAAAAGACGCAATCAACAACGAGTATGGAGCAGGGTTCGGAAACGGTTTTTTGTATCAGGACAAAACCGGACTGTACGCTTCGGTCAATGACCCATATTTCGGAACCGATAAGAATAAGGATTTGACATTGGCAGATCTGGCCGCGCAAAATCCGAATCAGCTGATAAAAATTGATTCCAACACCAGACTATTCATTGAGGCAGATACAGAGAACGCGTCAGGTCCTTACTTAAAGGGCGTAAAGAGAGGCGACCTGTGTTTTGTGAACGGAAATTACTACATTGCTCCCGGAAATATCGGAGAGTGGGAAAAGCCGGGTCAGGGAAGCTGGATTAAGCTTAAGTTCTGA